The following proteins are encoded in a genomic region of Sander lucioperca isolate FBNREF2018 chromosome 23, SLUC_FBN_1.2, whole genome shotgun sequence:
- the abi1a gene encoding abl interactor 1a isoform X10, producing MAELQMLLEEEIPAGKRALVESYQNLTRVADYCENNYVQAQDKRKALEETKAYTTQSLASVAYQINALANNVLQLLDIQASQLRRMESSINHISQTVDIHKEKVARREIGILTTNKNTSRTHKIIAPANMERPVRYIRKPVDYTVLDDVGHGVKQHGNNQSIRGGTLSRTNPPTQKPPSPPMSGRGTLGRNTSYKTLEPVKPPTVPNDYMTSPARLGNQHGLQHSPGRTASLNQRQRTHSGSSGGSSSRENSGSSGIGIPIAVPTPSIPNSGPVVAPGPGLGPAPMSQFGTISRQISRHNPSNSSVSMVSATGTYRRAPSVTSQFSLQQQQQLQQQQLQQQQQLQQQQQQQPQPHINGGTPGYGQNSIADTPTPPPPPPPDDLPMFDDSPPPPPPPPVDYEEEDAAVVQYSDPYADGDPQWAPKSYVEKVVAIYDYSADKEDELSFMEGSIIYVIKKNDDGWFEGVSNGVTGLFPGNYVESIMHYAD from the exons GCCCAGGACAAGAGGAAAGCTCTGGAGGAGACCAAAGCCTACACCACCCAGTCCCTGGCCAGCGTGGCCTACCAGATCAATGCCTTAGCCAACAATGTACTGCAGCTGCTGGACATCCAGGCCTCGCAGCTGCGGCGCATGGAGTCCTCCATCAACCACATCTCTCAG ACGGTGGACATCCATAAAGAGAAGGTGGCCAGGCGGGAGATTGGCATCCTGACCACCAACAAGAACACGTCGAGGACCCATAAGATCATAGCGCCAGCTAATATGGAGCGGCCTGTCAGGTACATCAGGAAGCCTGTTGACTACACTGTACTGGACGACGTCGGCCATGGCGTTAAG CAACATGGAAACAATCAGTCAATCAGAGGAGGAACACTATCGAGGACCAATCCGCCGACGCAGAAGCCGCCAAGCCCTCCCATGTCAGGGCGCGGCACGCTCGG ACGCAACACATCCTACAAGACCCTGGAGCCGGTGAAGCCGCCCACGGTGCCCAACGACTACATGACCAGCCCCGCCCGACTCGGCAACCAGCACGGCCTGCAGCACAGCCCCGGGCGCACGGCGTCGCTCAACCAGAGGCAACGCACACACAG cGGAAGCAGCGGGGGTAGTAGCAGCAGGGAGAACAGCGGCAGCAGCGGTATTGGCATTCCCATCGCCGTGCCTACACCATCCATCCCCAACTCTGGACCAG TGGTGGCCCCTGGGCCTGGTCTGGGCCCCGCTCCAATGTCCCAGTTTGGAACCATCTCGCGCCAGATTTCGCGGCACAACCCCTCCAACTCCTCTGTCTCTATGGTTTCGGCCACGGGCACCTACCGCCGGGCGCCGTCGGTCACTTCCCAGTTCTccttgcagcagcagcaacagctacagcagcagcaactacagcaacagcaacaactacagcagcagcagcagcagcaaccgcAGCCTCATATTAATGGAGGCACTCCTGGCTATGGCCAGAACTCAA TTGCAGATACTCCtactccacctcctcctccgcctccaGATGACCTGCCCATGTTTGACGACTCTCCTCCACCTCCGCCGCCTCCTCCAGTTGATTATGAGGAGGAGGATGCTGCCGTCGTGCAGTACAGCGACCCCTACGCTGATGGAGATCCACAGTGGGCGCCCAAGAGCTACGTCGAGAAAG TGGTGGCCATATACGACTACAGCGCTGACAAGGAGGACGAGTTGAGTTTCATGGAGGGGTCAATCATTTACGTCATCAAGAAGAATGATGACGGCTGGTTCGAGGGTGTCTCCAACGGCGTCACAGGACTGTTCCCCGGCAACTACGTGGAGTCCATCATGCACTACGCCGACTGA
- the abi1a gene encoding abl interactor 1a isoform X7, whose product MAELQMLLEEEIPAGKRALVESYQNLTRVADYCENNYVQAQDKRKALEETKAYTTQSLASVAYQINALANNVLQLLDIQASQLRRMESSINHISQTVDIHKEKVARREIGILTTNKNTSRTHKIIAPANMERPVRYIRKPVDYTVLDDVGHGVKWLKAKQHGNNQSIRGGTLSRTNPPTQKPPSPPMSGRGTLGRNTSYKTLEPVKPPTVPNDYMTSPARLGNQHGLQHSPGRTASLNQRQRTHSGSSGGSSSRENSGSSGIGIPIAVPTPSIPNSGPVADTPTPPPPPPPDDLPMFDDSPPPPPPPPVDYEEEDAAVVQYSDPYADGDPQWAPKSYVEKVVAIYDYSADKEDELSFMEGSIIYVIKKNDDGWFEGVSNGVTGLFPGNYVESIMHYAD is encoded by the exons GCCCAGGACAAGAGGAAAGCTCTGGAGGAGACCAAAGCCTACACCACCCAGTCCCTGGCCAGCGTGGCCTACCAGATCAATGCCTTAGCCAACAATGTACTGCAGCTGCTGGACATCCAGGCCTCGCAGCTGCGGCGCATGGAGTCCTCCATCAACCACATCTCTCAG ACGGTGGACATCCATAAAGAGAAGGTGGCCAGGCGGGAGATTGGCATCCTGACCACCAACAAGAACACGTCGAGGACCCATAAGATCATAGCGCCAGCTAATATGGAGCGGCCTGTCAGGTACATCAGGAAGCCTGTTGACTACACTGTACTGGACGACGTCGGCCATGGCGTTAAG TGGCTAAAAGCCAAG CAACATGGAAACAATCAGTCAATCAGAGGAGGAACACTATCGAGGACCAATCCGCCGACGCAGAAGCCGCCAAGCCCTCCCATGTCAGGGCGCGGCACGCTCGG ACGCAACACATCCTACAAGACCCTGGAGCCGGTGAAGCCGCCCACGGTGCCCAACGACTACATGACCAGCCCCGCCCGACTCGGCAACCAGCACGGCCTGCAGCACAGCCCCGGGCGCACGGCGTCGCTCAACCAGAGGCAACGCACACACAG cGGAAGCAGCGGGGGTAGTAGCAGCAGGGAGAACAGCGGCAGCAGCGGTATTGGCATTCCCATCGCCGTGCCTACACCATCCATCCCCAACTCTGGACCAG TTGCAGATACTCCtactccacctcctcctccgcctccaGATGACCTGCCCATGTTTGACGACTCTCCTCCACCTCCGCCGCCTCCTCCAGTTGATTATGAGGAGGAGGATGCTGCCGTCGTGCAGTACAGCGACCCCTACGCTGATGGAGATCCACAGTGGGCGCCCAAGAGCTACGTCGAGAAAG TGGTGGCCATATACGACTACAGCGCTGACAAGGAGGACGAGTTGAGTTTCATGGAGGGGTCAATCATTTACGTCATCAAGAAGAATGATGACGGCTGGTTCGAGGGTGTCTCCAACGGCGTCACAGGACTGTTCCCCGGCAACTACGTGGAGTCCATCATGCACTACGCCGACTGA
- the abi1a gene encoding abl interactor 1a isoform X8, with protein sequence MAELQMLLEEEIPAGKRALVESYQNLTRVADYCENNYVQAQDKRKALEETKAYTTQSLASVAYQINALANNVLQLLDIQASQLRRMESSINHISQTVDIHKEKVARREIGILTTNKNTSRTHKIIAPANMERPVRYIRKPVDYTVLDDVGHGVKQHGNNQSIRGGTLSRTNPPTQKPPSPPMSGRGTLGRNTSYKTLEPVKPPTVPNDYMTSPARLGNQHGLQHSPGRTASLNQRQRTHSGSSGGSSSRENSGSSGIGIPIAVPTPSIPNSGPVADTPTPPPPPPPDDLPMFDDSPPPPPPPPVDYEEEDAAVVQYSDPYADGDPQWAPKSYVEKVVAIYDYSADKEDELSFMEGSIIYVIKKNDDGWFEGVSNGVTGLFPGNYVESIMHYAD encoded by the exons GCCCAGGACAAGAGGAAAGCTCTGGAGGAGACCAAAGCCTACACCACCCAGTCCCTGGCCAGCGTGGCCTACCAGATCAATGCCTTAGCCAACAATGTACTGCAGCTGCTGGACATCCAGGCCTCGCAGCTGCGGCGCATGGAGTCCTCCATCAACCACATCTCTCAG ACGGTGGACATCCATAAAGAGAAGGTGGCCAGGCGGGAGATTGGCATCCTGACCACCAACAAGAACACGTCGAGGACCCATAAGATCATAGCGCCAGCTAATATGGAGCGGCCTGTCAGGTACATCAGGAAGCCTGTTGACTACACTGTACTGGACGACGTCGGCCATGGCGTTAAG CAACATGGAAACAATCAGTCAATCAGAGGAGGAACACTATCGAGGACCAATCCGCCGACGCAGAAGCCGCCAAGCCCTCCCATGTCAGGGCGCGGCACGCTCGG ACGCAACACATCCTACAAGACCCTGGAGCCGGTGAAGCCGCCCACGGTGCCCAACGACTACATGACCAGCCCCGCCCGACTCGGCAACCAGCACGGCCTGCAGCACAGCCCCGGGCGCACGGCGTCGCTCAACCAGAGGCAACGCACACACAG cGGAAGCAGCGGGGGTAGTAGCAGCAGGGAGAACAGCGGCAGCAGCGGTATTGGCATTCCCATCGCCGTGCCTACACCATCCATCCCCAACTCTGGACCAG TTGCAGATACTCCtactccacctcctcctccgcctccaGATGACCTGCCCATGTTTGACGACTCTCCTCCACCTCCGCCGCCTCCTCCAGTTGATTATGAGGAGGAGGATGCTGCCGTCGTGCAGTACAGCGACCCCTACGCTGATGGAGATCCACAGTGGGCGCCCAAGAGCTACGTCGAGAAAG TGGTGGCCATATACGACTACAGCGCTGACAAGGAGGACGAGTTGAGTTTCATGGAGGGGTCAATCATTTACGTCATCAAGAAGAATGATGACGGCTGGTTCGAGGGTGTCTCCAACGGCGTCACAGGACTGTTCCCCGGCAACTACGTGGAGTCCATCATGCACTACGCCGACTGA